A stretch of the Streptococcus suis genome encodes the following:
- a CDS encoding RibD family protein: MKPKIIMHTQISLDGRIKGFDNPEVYYQVAGGIHSDAVLFGSNTVFTAFEKYPAETEADFEKIITSPEDPRPIGVIPDSRGILRSLHCLRNLGYLKEIVILVSTATPKEYLNYLEERHYPYIVSGNDHVDYEKAFQILHEQYGCKYMRTDSGGGLTNKLLENGLIDEISLVISPCFVGNKEKQLFDNLLLSEKVNLELQGTENAEHGCLSLRYAVKNKD, translated from the coding sequence ATGAAACCAAAGATAATTATGCACACACAAATTAGCCTTGATGGCCGCATTAAAGGCTTTGATAATCCGGAAGTTTACTACCAGGTTGCCGGGGGAATTCATTCGGATGCGGTGCTGTTTGGGTCCAATACTGTTTTTACTGCATTTGAAAAATATCCTGCTGAAACAGAGGCTGATTTTGAGAAAATCATAACAAGCCCGGAGGACCCCAGACCAATAGGAGTCATACCTGACAGCAGAGGTATCTTGAGAAGTCTTCATTGCTTAAGAAATCTTGGATATCTGAAGGAAATTGTCATTCTGGTATCAACTGCCACTCCGAAGGAATATTTGAATTATTTGGAGGAAAGGCATTACCCATATATTGTGTCAGGAAATGATCATGTGGACTATGAAAAAGCCTTTCAGATCCTGCATGAGCAATATGGGTGTAAATACATGCGGACAGACAGTGGCGGTGGATTAACCAACAAATTATTAGAAAACGGACTTATTGATGAAATCAGTCTTGTGATATCACCATGTTTTGTAGGTAATAAAGAAAAACAACTATTTGATAACCTTCTGTTATCTGAAAAAGTTAATTTGGAATTGCAGGGAACAG
- a CDS encoding WYL domain-containing protein yields MVLNRFCRLRNEYRNFRVDRIKSICIEEELCQSHDGSLEQILKQMLSYKKLYNVILRAEKGETYNSIKNRYSLGFLEETDLGSKMEIEFQTDSFEILSKQLIEYGSGIEIVQPDELKCITRKHLAQITNHCLNLI; encoded by the coding sequence CTGGTACTTAATCGGTTTTGCAGGCTAAGAAATGAATATAGGAATTTTCGTGTGGATCGGATTAAAAGCATTTGCATAGAAGAAGAGCTCTGTCAAAGCCATGATGGCTCTTTGGAACAAATATTAAAACAAATGCTTTCATATAAAAAACTATATAATGTAATTCTTAGAGCTGAAAAAGGGGAGACATACAATTCTATCAAGAACAGGTATTCTCTCGGCTTCCTTGAAGAAACCGATTTGGGAAGTAAAATGGAAATCGAATTCCAGACAGATTCCTTTGAGATATTGAGCAAGCAGCTGATTGAATATGGATCAGGCATTGAAATAGTCCAACCTGATGAGTTAAAATGCATAACCCGTAAACACCTGGCACAAATTACGAATCACTGCCTAAACTTGATTTAG
- the aph(3')-IIIa gene encoding aminoglycoside O-phosphotransferase APH(3')-IIIa, with the protein MAKMRISPELKKLIEKYRCVKDTEGMSPAKVYKLVGENENLYLKMTDSRYKGTTYDVEREKDMMLWLEGKLPVPKVLHFERHDGWSNLLMSEADGVLCSEEYEDEQSPEKIIELYAECIRLFHSIDISDCPYTNSLDSRLAELDYLLNNDLADVDCENWEEDTPFKDPRELYDFLKTEKPEEELVFSHGDLGDSNIFVKDGKVSGFIDLGRSGRADKWYDIAFCVRSIREDIGEEQYVELFFDLLGIKPDWEKIKYYILLDELF; encoded by the coding sequence ATGGCTAAAATGAGAATATCACCGGAATTGAAAAAACTGATCGAAAAATACCGCTGCGTAAAAGATACGGAAGGAATGTCTCCTGCTAAGGTATATAAGCTGGTGGGAGAAAATGAAAACCTATATTTAAAAATGACGGACAGCCGGTATAAAGGGACCACCTATGATGTGGAACGGGAAAAGGACATGATGCTATGGCTGGAAGGAAAGCTGCCTGTTCCAAAGGTCCTGCACTTTGAACGGCATGATGGCTGGAGCAATCTGCTCATGAGTGAGGCCGATGGCGTCCTTTGCTCGGAAGAGTATGAAGATGAACAAAGCCCTGAAAAGATTATCGAGCTGTATGCGGAGTGCATCAGGCTCTTTCACTCCATCGACATATCGGATTGTCCCTATACGAATAGCTTAGACAGCCGCTTAGCCGAATTGGATTACTTACTGAATAACGATCTGGCCGATGTGGATTGCGAAAACTGGGAAGAAGACACTCCATTTAAAGATCCGCGCGAGCTGTATGATTTTTTAAAGACGGAAAAGCCCGAAGAGGAACTTGTCTTTTCCCACGGCGACCTGGGAGACAGCAACATCTTTGTGAAAGATGGCAAAGTAAGTGGCTTTATTGATCTTGGGAGAAGCGGCAGGGCGGACAAGTGGTATGACATTGCCTTCTGCGTCCGGTCGATCAGGGAGGATATCGGGGAAGAACAGTATGTCGAGCTATTTTTTGACTTACTGGGGATCAAGCCTGATTGGGAGAAAATAAAATATTATATTTTACTGGATGAATTGTTTTAG
- a CDS encoding WYL domain-containing protein has translation MENSINVYSTSGQKNTLADNVIAAIQTAICNKRVISIQYPASGGQEPESRMIEPISLGFYEQNWYLIGFAG, from the coding sequence TTGGAGAACAGTATTAACGTGTACAGCACATCTGGACAGAAAAATACATTGGCGGATAACGTTATTGCAGCAATTCAGACTGCAATCTGCAATAAAAGGGTAATATCAATTCAATATCCTGCATCAGGAGGGCAAGAACCGGAAAGCAGAATGATAGAGCCTATATCACTGGGGTTTTATGAACAGAACTGGTACTTAATCGGTTTTGCAGGCTAA